In the genome of Bacteroides mediterraneensis, the window GCGCTTTTCACCTTGGGGAATATGATTGTCCCCCAACTTTGCCATACGGTTCATATGGGAGGTCCGACCTGGCTGCCTATCTATCTTTTCACATTGATAGGTGCCTATAAATATGGCTGGCGTGTTGGCCTGTTGACGGCAATAGCCTCGCCATTGCTTAATTCCGTACTTTTCGGAATGCCTGTATTGTCTTCATTGCCGGCTATTCTGCTTAAATCTGTCTTGCTTGCAGGAATAGCAGGTTATACGGCACATAGATTTCAAAAGATATCTGTCTTTCTGATGCTCGTGGTGGTATTGGGTTATCAGATATTAGGAACATTGGGAGAATGGCTGTTGAAGGGAGATTTTTATCTGGCATCCCAAGATTTCCGTATCGGCATTCCGGGAATGCTCATACAGATTTTCGGTGGATATTTGTTTGTTAAATACTTAATACATAAATAATGATGTTTGGAATTGGTACACAAGAAATTATTTTTATCATACTGATTGTTCTTCTATTCTTTGGAGGGAAGAAGATTCCGGAACTGATGAAAGGCATAGGTAAAGGTGTCCGCAGTTTTAAGGAAGGTATGAATGGGATTGAAAAAGAATTGGATGTGAAAGAAAACAATTCTTCCACAAAAAATGAATGAAAATGAGGGGAGACCATGCAGAAAACCGACATGACATTTTGGGAGCATCTGGATGTATTAAGAAATTCTTTGATTAAGATAGCATTGGCTGTTGTTATTTGTGGTTTAGTTGCTTTCTTTTTCAAGGATACGATGTTTGATGTCATTTTTGCTGCCAAGGACACAACTTTTGTTACCTATCGTTGGTTCAATGAAATATGCAGATTAATGCATCTTCAGACTATGGATCAGTTTTCTATAAAGCTGATAAATATCGGTCTTGCGGAGCAGTTTATAATTCATATGAAAACCTCAGTCTGTGCAGGTTTCCTTTTGGCCTCTCCTTACGTCGTCTATCAACTTTTCCGGTTCATTTCTCCAGCATTGTATGACCGGGAACGGAAATATTCATTGGGAATCATAACCAGCGGATATATTATGTTTATCATAGGTGTCCTGCTCGGTTATTTTCTCATATTTCCATTGACCTTGCGCTTTTTGGGAACTTATCAGGTCAGTAGTGAAGTAGAAAACATGATTTCTATACAGTCTTATATTGGTACTTTTATGATGATGAATTTATTGATGGGAATAGTGTTTGAACTACCGGTACTATGTTGGCTTTTGGGTCGTTTGGGCTTGTTGGATTCTACTATTATGCGCCGTTTCCGCAAACATGCAATAGTGGCTATTCTTATTATTGCTGCCATTATAACACCCACATCAGATATATTCACACTTATGCTGGTTGCATTGCCAATTTGGTTGTTGTATGAAATAAGTATTTATGTTGTAAAGGATAAATCATATCACTCGAATGAGCAGTTTGTTACGTAAAAAAATATTTCTGGGTTATATTATCATAACAGCTATAGTTCTATTTCTGACTGTTGTTATGGTCAACGAGCGTTTCCGCTTTCGAAGGTTTGAGGGCGTTATAAATGAAACGAATTATGCCCGTGAAAATATCCATAAGGCTCATTTGTATATTACCAGGTTGGCAACTTTAGGCGAATCAGTTATTGCATGGGATGAATCAGATTATAACAGATACCATTATCAGCGTCTTAAAACAGACAGTATTCTGCTTGAAATAAAATCCGGGTGTGGAAATTTCTTACGTCCTGTTCAGATAGACTCTTTACGGGTGCTGCTTGAGACGAAAGAGACACACTTGTTCAGGATAATGAAAGCAGTCCAATCCTGGGTGGAGTCCGACAGTATTCTTGCTAATGAACTACCTGTAATAGCCACACAGTCGGTTCGGATGAAGACAATAACGCAGAAAAAGAAAGGAATTGCCGGGTTATTTGGAAAGAAAGAGACGGTACAAGTTCCATACATCACAAATGAAATACAGGACTTCAATGAAAGATTGACTTCTGCCAGAGATTGGCGGAACAATCAGATGAAAGCGTATGCAGCCAGTCTGTGTTTACAGCTTTTGGGTTCCGTAGTCTTTTCGGCATGGCCAGTGACAGCATGTTCCCGAAAGTCCACGTAACCATGTAGCCATTTCCTCCCACATATCCATTTCTTACTTTGGTTGCACCGATGATTCTTCCGATTTCTTTTCCTACACTTGGTTTGTCTGTTAATATGGCAATCATGATAAATTCTGTTTTTATATCTTTCCATACGGTAAGTCCGCATGGAAAGAGAGATGATACATTATGGTTTCTTATTTATTCACCTGAAGGGTTGATACCGTTTATACTGATGACCGGGTTCCCATTCTCGTCTTCAATCAGACTGAGTGTGGCGTCCATGGTCAGTGAAAATACAGGAGTCTTGATTTTAATGGACATGACATTGGTCTCCTCTCCCTGAAGGAGTAGGTCCATGTTTCCGTCCTTTTCAATTTGCAATCTGCTGATACCTACCGATTCCAGTTTCTCCCAGTCGATTTGTTCAGCCCTGTAGATATGATGATTGCTCTTGTTCATGCGTCTGATAATTGCCTTTCTCGTCTGCCCTGCTGACCACTCCTAAACCTTCCTTTGGGTCATTCTTGTTATGTACCAACAAAAGTTCGTCAATTTGTTCCACATAAGGCTTTTCCGGTTTCTTTGTCCGGCCTTGCCTTTTTCCCTTGTCAGGACTGTTTTCTTGTGCCATAATCTTTTGTCTTGAGTGACTACTTGATTTGTTTCACAGTCCAAATGTAAGATGATAAATTGATTAAGCATCTGATTTATAAACAGATGACATTATATGTCATTAGACGTCATCAAATGTCATAGCGGAGATAGGAAAGAATGTAGAAACAGCAGGAAAAAGGATGAAAAGTGGTAGGAAGAGTAGGGGTAAAAGCATAGCGAAGCCACCGGACTATGCAGATCGGAGGGAACTGAAATCCCTGTCTTATCTCGGGATTTGACAAGCACTCTATGTTTTGTTATTGAGGAAGGTGGATTTTCACAGTATTTGTGAGGCCATATATAGAATATAAGGATAGCCGCCTTTGATTTACGGCTATGCGTCACGTTGGTCGCAGTTAATCCCTGTAATCTATCTTTAAATTCTAATCCGTTTGCCGCCGCATTCTTTTTCAGGTGAATTTTCATGGCGTAAGCCATAAAGAAAATTCTCCTGAAAAAAGGAATAAATGCGGCTGGCAAATCAGGATTGGGATTTATCTTTGATGGAGGGGATAACTGGTGTTGATATATAATAGATTATCTTTAATTATTAGTATAAATGATATAGATAGAAAATATTTACTGTTGCTTAAACAAGTTATAAGTTTGGGAATAACTAAAACTCAGTTAAAGTAGATGGTTTAGAATGGAATTATGAAGAACCATAGATAAACACTTATAATGGATTTTCCAAAATATTATGATATAACTATACGATTCCATCATTAGGAGTTCAATAAAAAGAGGTACTGAAGAGTATATGAAAAGTTTATATTTTTCCTTCTTATACATCATTGAGCTACACAGCAACTCTTCTTTGAGCCTGACAACAACTCAGCGGATACCTATACATACTATCTTTGCCACCGTAAAAACAGAATTAAATGTAGTTTGATATGAAACGGATATTATTTGTAAACGGAAGTCCTAACCACAATGGACATACGGCAGCCATGGCGAAGAGACTGATTGCAGGTAAGGAGTACGAAACGCTTGATCTTATAGATTACAAGATTTATCCTTTGGGACAGTCCTTCGAGGACGATCAGTTTGAAGCCGTTATCCAGAAAATGCTGGAAGCAGATGTGCTTGTGATGGGTAGTCCGGTCTATTGGCACTCCATGACCGGACAATTCCGCACTTTACTTGATCGTATTTATGAGTCTTCGTTGAAACACCGGTTAAGAGGGAAAGAATTGTATTTCCTTTTTCAAGGAGCGGGTCCCTCATCTGCCATGCTCGAAGCGGGCAATTATACCATGGGTATTTTCTGTCGTCTATTCGGATTGCAATATCGGGGTATGGCTACCAGTGTAAGAGAGGCTGAAAAGTTGGGAACTAATTTATAAACCATTAAAATTATGATGATTATGGATAATAAAACCATCGTAGTGGTAGGAGCCGGACAGGGTCTGGGCAACCATGTGGCAAAGCGATTCGGGAAAGAAGGTTTTCGTGTGATACTGATGGCACGAAACGAACAAGCATTAAAAGGTTATGAGCAGAAGTTTGTTGCCGAAGGGATTGAGGTCTATACACATGCTGTGGATGCGGCTAGTCCAGAAACCCTTACGGAAGCTCTTCATTGGGTAAAAAGTACATTTGGTACGCCGGAGGTACTGGTTTATAATGTAGGAATTACTACGCCCGATGAGCTGGGAAAGATAGATTGCGAAGAACTGATGCGTCGTTATCAGGTGGATGTGGCAAGTGCTTACCACTGCATTAGTCAGGTAGTGGATGAAGAGTTTGGACAAAAGAAAGGTACTATCCTCGTGACCGGTGGCGGACTTGCCCTTTATCCGAGTGTGGCTTACTTGCCTTTGTCGCTCGATAAGGCTGCACTCCGAGCGATGGTATATGCCCTGCACGAAGCGTTAAAACCACGGAACATCTTTGTGGGTACCGTGACCGTGTGTGGAGCCATCGGAGGAGACGGTTTCTTTGCGCCTTCCCGCATTGCCGAGAGTTATTGGAAGATGTACAACGAACGTGGCACATGTGAGATAGTCTACACTGAAACAAATATATAAGAAAGAAGACTGCAATGAAAACAAGACGATTAAGAAACCTGGAAGTGTCAGCCATCGGTATGGGCTGCATGGGATTCAGTACGGCCTACGGCAAAATTCCCGACGAAAAAGAGTCAATCCGTCTGATGCGGGAAGCACACGACAGGGGGTGTAATTTTTACGACACGGCTGAAATATATGCCACTTATCGTAACGAAGAACTGGTGGGGAAGGCTCTGAAACCTATCCGCAACGAAATCATACTGAGCACGAAATATTCGCCGGCTACTCTTATGGGGCAGGAACACATAGGGGGAGGAAAACTCAGCCGGAACGGAGTACGTTTTGCCATTGAGAATAGTTTGAGACGATTGCAGACAGACCATGTGGAACTGTACTATGCACACCGAGTGCCCGAGGAAGTAAATGTAGAAGAGATGGCAGAGTGGTTCGGAGAACTTATCCGTGAAGGTAAAATCC includes:
- a CDS encoding ECF transporter S component, coding for MEAAIKLYSLGYKQAKTYLAAALFTLGNMIVPQLCHTVHMGGPTWLPIYLFTLIGAYKYGWRVGLLTAIASPLLNSVLFGMPVLSSLPAILLKSVLLAGIAGYTAHRFQKISVFLMLVVVLGYQILGTLGEWLLKGDFYLASQDFRIGIPGMLIQIFGGYLFVKYLIHK
- a CDS encoding twin-arginine translocase TatA/TatE family subunit, producing MFGIGTQEIIFIILIVLLFFGGKKIPELMKGIGKGVRSFKEGMNGIEKELDVKENNSSTKNE
- the tatC gene encoding twin-arginine translocase subunit TatC, encoding MQKTDMTFWEHLDVLRNSLIKIALAVVICGLVAFFFKDTMFDVIFAAKDTTFVTYRWFNEICRLMHLQTMDQFSIKLINIGLAEQFIIHMKTSVCAGFLLASPYVVYQLFRFISPALYDRERKYSLGIITSGYIMFIIGVLLGYFLIFPLTLRFLGTYQVSSEVENMISIQSYIGTFMMMNLLMGIVFELPVLCWLLGRLGLLDSTIMRRFRKHAIVAILIIAAIITPTSDIFTLMLVALPIWLLYEISIYVVKDKSYHSNEQFVT
- a CDS encoding DUF4099 domain-containing protein, giving the protein MNKSNHHIYRAEQIDWEKLESVGISRLQIEKDGNMDLLLQGEETNVMSIKIKTPVFSLTMDATLSLIEDENGNPVISINGINPSGE
- a CDS encoding flavodoxin family protein, which produces MKRILFVNGSPNHNGHTAAMAKRLIAGKEYETLDLIDYKIYPLGQSFEDDQFEAVIQKMLEADVLVMGSPVYWHSMTGQFRTLLDRIYESSLKHRLRGKELYFLFQGAGPSSAMLEAGNYTMGIFCRLFGLQYRGMATSVREAEKLGTNL
- a CDS encoding SDR family oxidoreductase, producing MDNKTIVVVGAGQGLGNHVAKRFGKEGFRVILMARNEQALKGYEQKFVAEGIEVYTHAVDAASPETLTEALHWVKSTFGTPEVLVYNVGITTPDELGKIDCEELMRRYQVDVASAYHCISQVVDEEFGQKKGTILVTGGGLALYPSVAYLPLSLDKAALRAMVYALHEALKPRNIFVGTVTVCGAIGGDGFFAPSRIAESYWKMYNERGTCEIVYTETNI